Proteins co-encoded in one Amblyraja radiata isolate CabotCenter1 chromosome 24, sAmbRad1.1.pri, whole genome shotgun sequence genomic window:
- the LOC116986667 gene encoding zinc finger protein 239-like, with product MCSRPQHPYLRKHWRVHSSERPFTCSDCGKGFKSAPELKLHRRVHTGERRYTCAQSGKGFTSSTRLLSHQRTHTGGRPYTCAQGGKGFSRSDNLLSHQRVHASDHPVPSPVCGERFAMASHALSHEHVHTK from the exons ATGTGCTCGCGcccgcagcacccata TCTGAGGAAAcactggcgggtgcacagcagtgagcggccgttcacctgctccgactgcgggaaAGGCTTCAAGTCGGCCCCAGAGCTGAAActgcacaggcgcgtgcacaccggcgagcgccgctacacctgcgcccagagcggcaagggcttcaccagctccaccaggctgctgtcc caccagcgcacccacaccggcggacgcccctacacctgcgcccagggcGGCAAGGGCTTTAGCCGCTCCgacaacctgctgtcccaccagcgagtGCACGCCAGCGaccatcccgtccccagcccggtgtgtggagagcgctttgccatggcctcccacgccctgtctcatgagcacgtgcacacca aataa